A genomic segment from Tessaracoccus defluvii encodes:
- a CDS encoding alkaline phosphatase family protein — translation MKLLLVCIDGVRVDLALPGHVAADPAFAAPDHPSDEKFSVGGPDRTLQPAEAQGYGALAPTLARLATGDERSAGRVIPMWMTPPTDSGPGWASILTGSTHEECNVWWNEFVGHDLARRPDLLSRAFHANPMARTLVAATWDAFVKAPGPIFQQRLDQQRTGQHQVFYPDHRHGIAAADAEVAQWANWKLLHEGPDASVVYFEGVDAAGHAHGADSEEYRAAIRQADELTRHLVKAVSERHEQLGEDWLIAVTTDHGHKPEGGHGEDEVEVRRSFLITHRVGGALPEPVRDAGTLRAEQVMWLLLDAVGVRHGSWEDAAIGVQRGVESLGPTRNLAFEW, via the coding sequence GTGAAGCTCCTGCTGGTGTGCATCGACGGCGTGCGCGTCGACCTCGCGCTGCCCGGCCACGTGGCGGCCGACCCGGCCTTCGCCGCCCCAGACCACCCCTCGGACGAGAAGTTCTCAGTCGGTGGCCCCGACAGGACCCTCCAGCCGGCGGAGGCTCAGGGGTATGGCGCGCTGGCGCCGACGCTGGCCCGCCTGGCCACTGGCGACGAGCGCTCCGCCGGAAGGGTGATCCCGATGTGGATGACCCCCCCGACGGACTCGGGGCCAGGGTGGGCGTCCATCCTCACCGGATCCACGCATGAGGAGTGCAACGTCTGGTGGAACGAGTTTGTCGGCCACGATCTGGCGCGCCGCCCCGATCTCCTGTCGCGCGCCTTCCACGCCAACCCCATGGCCCGCACCCTGGTGGCGGCCACGTGGGACGCGTTCGTCAAGGCGCCCGGCCCCATCTTCCAGCAGCGGCTCGACCAGCAGCGCACCGGGCAGCACCAGGTGTTCTACCCCGACCACCGCCACGGCATCGCTGCGGCGGACGCCGAGGTGGCCCAGTGGGCCAACTGGAAGCTCCTGCACGAGGGGCCGGATGCCTCGGTGGTGTACTTCGAGGGCGTCGACGCCGCCGGGCACGCCCACGGGGCGGACTCGGAGGAGTACCGCGCCGCGATCCGGCAGGCCGACGAGTTGACCCGTCACCTCGTCAAGGCCGTGTCCGAGCGGCATGAGCAGTTGGGGGAGGACTGGCTGATCGCGGTCACGACGGACCACGGGCACAAGCCCGAGGGCGGCCACGGGGAGGACGAGGTGGAGGTGCGCCGCAGCTTCCTCATCACCCACCGCGTCGGGGGAGCGCTGCCGGAGCCCGTCCGCGACGCAGGCACGCTGCGGGCGGAACAGGTCATGTGGCTGCTGCTCGACGCCGTGGGGGTGCGCCACGGGTCGTGGGAGGACGCCGCGATCGGGGTGCAGCGGGGCGTCGAGAGCCTCGGGCCGACCCGCAACCTGGCCTTCGAGTGGTGA
- a CDS encoding alpha-mannosidase translates to MHDNRELVEERIEKLRERVAARVYTVVAPLEASAWQVPGEPVPFADAAAAQYRPFPIDTLWGPAWSTWWLRLAGAVPAEFRGERIELRIDLGFVGDWAGNQSEGMVYTADGWPLKAVNPMNRTVPLTFGALAAERPLVSADGVVDLFVEAAANPDMTLKLGQSTPEGDTLTRSDRPVWRFGGAELVRREDEVWGLHMDLDVLDGLMRQLPEDSTWRATLLRGLEVAADVLDAEGIVAGAEAARALLLPLLESGAAGSAQRMTAVGHAHIDTAWLWPIRETRRKIVRTFSNVAALADEYPDFRFANSAPQHHQWVKQDSPEVYERVKRAIERGQWNFVGGMWIEPDATMPSGESLVRQFTSGLRFMQDEFGVTTDCLWLPDSFGYSGQLPQIARLAGMRWFFTQKLSWNRTNKLPHHTFWWEGTDGTRIWTHFPPCDSYDTIVSADEVLGAERNFKEKGLAKHSLLPYGYGDGGGGPVREMVERVRRFADLEGAPVVTHGTPAEFERAARAEHDPQVWSGELYLEFHRGIFTSLIDLKQGNRRSEAALQAAEWLATLAAAGGSAYPAEQLEDLWRRLLVLQFHDILPGSSTAWVNREAIAEFKAILAEVEALIGSAWEALSAEGGATVLNPSDVERAEVVEIDGGLQVVRVPALGSATAGPSDHGAAWAPVTLTTDGGQVTLDNALVRVVIDADGTISSLVDLGEDRDLLLPGCSANVLRLHPDHPSCFDAWELEAQYLRSGEELRGVDSIEVVLQDPLRARVDITRRFGASSVVQSVSLDAGSRTVDFEALVDWQERERIMKVGFPLDVRAKHALAEMQFGHVERPIAANTSWDDARFETCGHRWLHLSEPGYGVTLTTDSGYGHDVTPAGGSESAPTAGVNARLSLLRAPNSPDPAADRGQHRLRYSLTLGTDVAASHAAGVRLNQPLRVLPGTAEVRPLVALTPVGRESFAVLDAVKTAFDGSGDLILRLHEAAGARSRIRLDLDGDVQEVREVDLLEVGVDDPTQKLPATASTLELTLRPFQILTLRVRRAS, encoded by the coding sequence ATGCACGACAATCGCGAACTCGTGGAGGAACGCATCGAGAAGCTCCGCGAGCGGGTCGCCGCTCGGGTCTACACCGTCGTCGCTCCGCTGGAGGCCAGCGCCTGGCAGGTGCCCGGCGAACCTGTGCCGTTCGCCGACGCGGCGGCGGCGCAGTACCGACCGTTCCCCATCGACACCCTCTGGGGCCCCGCCTGGTCGACCTGGTGGCTGCGCCTAGCCGGCGCCGTCCCCGCGGAGTTCAGGGGCGAGCGCATCGAACTGCGCATCGACCTCGGCTTCGTCGGGGACTGGGCCGGCAACCAGTCCGAGGGGATGGTCTATACCGCTGACGGTTGGCCGTTGAAGGCGGTCAACCCCATGAACCGCACCGTTCCTCTGACGTTCGGGGCCCTCGCCGCGGAGCGTCCGCTGGTGAGTGCCGACGGCGTGGTGGACCTCTTCGTCGAGGCGGCGGCCAACCCCGACATGACGCTGAAGCTCGGCCAGTCGACGCCGGAGGGCGACACTCTCACCCGCTCCGATCGCCCGGTGTGGCGCTTCGGCGGCGCCGAGCTGGTCAGGCGCGAGGACGAGGTCTGGGGCCTGCACATGGACCTCGACGTGCTGGACGGCCTGATGCGGCAACTCCCCGAGGACTCGACCTGGCGCGCCACCCTGCTCCGTGGCCTCGAGGTGGCCGCCGACGTGCTCGACGCCGAAGGGATCGTCGCGGGCGCCGAAGCGGCCCGGGCCCTTCTCCTTCCCCTCCTCGAAAGCGGGGCCGCGGGTTCTGCGCAGCGGATGACCGCCGTCGGGCACGCGCACATCGACACCGCGTGGTTGTGGCCCATCCGGGAGACCCGACGCAAGATCGTGCGCACCTTCAGCAACGTGGCCGCGCTGGCCGACGAGTACCCGGATTTCCGGTTCGCCAACTCCGCGCCCCAGCACCACCAGTGGGTCAAGCAGGATTCGCCTGAGGTGTACGAGCGGGTCAAGCGGGCCATCGAGCGCGGCCAATGGAACTTCGTCGGCGGAATGTGGATCGAGCCGGACGCCACGATGCCCAGCGGCGAATCGCTCGTGCGCCAGTTCACCTCCGGCCTGCGCTTCATGCAGGACGAGTTCGGCGTGACCACGGACTGCCTGTGGCTGCCCGATTCCTTCGGCTACAGCGGCCAGCTGCCGCAGATCGCCCGGCTCGCCGGGATGCGGTGGTTCTTCACCCAGAAGCTCTCGTGGAACCGCACCAACAAGCTGCCCCACCACACGTTCTGGTGGGAGGGCACCGACGGCACCCGCATCTGGACGCACTTTCCTCCCTGCGACTCCTACGACACGATCGTCAGCGCGGACGAGGTGCTGGGCGCAGAGCGGAACTTCAAGGAGAAGGGCCTGGCCAAGCACTCCCTGTTGCCGTACGGCTACGGCGACGGCGGCGGCGGCCCTGTGCGGGAGATGGTCGAGCGGGTGCGCCGGTTCGCCGATCTCGAGGGCGCCCCGGTCGTCACCCACGGCACCCCGGCGGAGTTCGAGCGGGCCGCCCGGGCGGAGCACGACCCGCAGGTCTGGAGCGGCGAGCTCTACCTCGAGTTCCACCGCGGCATCTTCACCTCCCTCATCGACCTCAAGCAGGGCAACCGGCGCAGCGAAGCCGCCCTCCAGGCGGCCGAGTGGCTTGCGACGCTCGCCGCCGCCGGCGGATCGGCGTACCCGGCCGAACAACTCGAGGACCTGTGGCGGCGCCTCCTGGTGCTCCAGTTCCACGACATCCTGCCGGGCAGCTCCACCGCCTGGGTCAACCGCGAAGCCATCGCCGAGTTCAAGGCGATCCTCGCCGAGGTGGAGGCCCTGATCGGCAGCGCCTGGGAGGCGCTCAGCGCCGAGGGGGGTGCCACGGTGCTGAACCCGTCCGACGTGGAGCGCGCCGAGGTCGTCGAGATCGACGGCGGGCTCCAGGTGGTCCGCGTGCCGGCCCTCGGCAGCGCGACCGCGGGGCCCAGCGACCACGGCGCCGCCTGGGCACCGGTCACGCTCACCACCGACGGCGGCCAGGTCACGCTGGACAACGCGCTGGTGCGGGTGGTCATCGACGCCGACGGAACCATCTCGTCGCTCGTCGATCTGGGCGAAGACCGCGACCTCCTCCTGCCCGGCTGCAGCGCCAACGTGCTGCGGCTGCACCCCGACCACCCCAGCTGCTTCGACGCGTGGGAGTTGGAGGCCCAGTACCTGCGCTCCGGCGAGGAGCTGAGAGGGGTGGACAGCATCGAGGTGGTGCTGCAAGATCCGTTGCGAGCCAGGGTGGACATCACCCGCCGCTTCGGCGCGTCCTCAGTGGTGCAGTCGGTCTCTCTGGACGCGGGGTCGCGCACCGTCGACTTCGAGGCGCTGGTGGACTGGCAGGAGCGGGAGAGGATCATGAAGGTCGGCTTCCCGCTCGACGTCCGCGCCAAGCACGCGCTCGCCGAGATGCAGTTCGGGCACGTGGAGCGACCCATCGCGGCCAACACCTCGTGGGACGACGCGCGCTTCGAGACCTGCGGCCACCGGTGGCTCCACCTCAGCGAGCCCGGCTACGGCGTCACGCTGACCACCGATTCGGGCTACGGCCACGACGTGACCCCGGCCGGCGGGTCGGAGTCGGCTCCCACCGCGGGCGTCAACGCCCGGCTCAGCCTCCTGCGCGCCCCGAACTCCCCGGATCCGGCGGCAGACCGGGGGCAGCACAGGCTGCGCTACAGCCTCACGCTCGGGACCGACGTCGCGGCCTCCCACGCCGCAGGCGTCCGCCTGAATCAGCCCCTGAGGGTCCTGCCGGGCACCGCAGAGGTCCGCCCGCTGGTGGCGCTGACGCCCGTGGGACGGGAGTCCTTCGCGGTCCTGGACGCGGTGAAGACCGCCTTCGACGGCTCGGGCGACCTCATTCTCCGGCTCCACGAAGCGGCCGGCGCCCGTTCGCGGATCCGCCTCGACCTGGACGGCGACGTTCAGGAGGTGCGGGAGGTCGACCTCCTGGAGGTGGGCGTCGACGACCCCACCCAGAAGCTGCCGGCGACCGCCTCGACGCTCGAGCTCACGCTGAGGCCCTTCCAGATCCTCACCCTGCGAGTGAGGAGGGCGTCGTGA
- a CDS encoding 6-phospho-beta-glucosidase has translation MRLTILGGGGFRVPLVYKALLADEAPERVTELRLYDTNPDRLDAITAVLDELAASAEAPPTLISTTDLAAALAGTDFVFSAIRVGGTRGRQLDEQISLSHDVIGQETVGAGGISYALRGIPAVLEIVEAIKQHAPQAYVINFTNPAGVITEVMQRHLGERVVGICDSPVGLARRIVDVLRRAGLIAADVPPVGAGSDRIQLRYAGLNHLGWLTGLIVDGEDVLPKLLERPDLIESFEEGRLFGAELIQALRAVPNEYLHYYYFSREDLAIDKVSDKTRGRFLLEQQRGFYEKPDGDTLSAYERWERTRLEREVTYMATNREAAGNFERDDSDLETGGYDKVALAIMHAIANDIPAELILNVANRGILPDLDDSAVVEIPCHVDGRGVTPLPGAALPDHGRGMVVNAKYVERRTIDAALNKSREDALLAISHHPLVDSFHVAEELLDDLVASFPVDLAYLAETR, from the coding sequence ATGAGACTCACCATTCTCGGCGGCGGCGGCTTCCGCGTGCCCCTCGTCTACAAGGCACTTCTCGCCGACGAAGCGCCGGAGCGGGTGACCGAGTTGCGACTGTACGACACGAACCCTGACCGGCTCGACGCCATCACCGCGGTGCTGGACGAGCTCGCCGCCTCGGCGGAGGCGCCCCCCACGCTGATCAGCACCACGGACCTTGCTGCGGCTCTGGCGGGCACCGACTTCGTGTTCTCCGCGATCCGCGTCGGCGGCACCCGCGGCCGGCAGCTGGACGAGCAGATTTCGCTCTCGCACGACGTCATCGGCCAGGAGACCGTCGGCGCCGGCGGCATCTCCTACGCGCTGCGGGGGATCCCCGCTGTCCTGGAGATCGTCGAGGCCATCAAGCAGCACGCCCCGCAGGCCTACGTCATCAACTTCACCAACCCGGCGGGTGTGATCACCGAGGTCATGCAGCGCCACCTGGGCGAGAGGGTCGTCGGCATCTGCGACTCGCCGGTGGGCCTGGCGCGCAGGATCGTCGACGTGCTGCGCCGCGCGGGGCTCATCGCCGCCGACGTGCCCCCCGTCGGCGCAGGCAGCGACCGGATCCAGCTGCGCTACGCGGGCCTCAACCACCTCGGCTGGCTCACCGGCCTCATCGTCGACGGTGAGGACGTCCTCCCGAAGCTCCTGGAGCGCCCGGACCTCATCGAGAGCTTCGAGGAGGGGCGCCTCTTCGGGGCGGAGCTGATCCAGGCACTGCGCGCGGTGCCCAACGAGTACCTGCACTACTACTACTTCTCCCGCGAGGATCTGGCCATCGACAAGGTCTCGGACAAGACCCGCGGGCGCTTCCTGCTCGAGCAGCAGCGCGGCTTCTACGAGAAGCCCGACGGTGACACCTTGAGCGCCTACGAGCGGTGGGAGCGCACCCGCCTCGAGCGCGAGGTCACCTACATGGCCACCAACCGCGAGGCCGCCGGGAACTTCGAACGCGACGACTCGGATCTCGAAACGGGCGGCTACGACAAGGTGGCCTTGGCCATCATGCACGCCATCGCCAACGACATCCCGGCGGAACTGATCCTCAACGTCGCCAATCGCGGCATCCTTCCCGACCTCGACGATTCGGCCGTCGTGGAGATCCCGTGCCACGTCGACGGCAGGGGCGTCACGCCGCTGCCCGGCGCGGCGCTGCCGGATCACGGGCGCGGGATGGTGGTCAACGCCAAGTACGTGGAGCGACGCACGATCGACGCGGCCCTCAACAAGTCCCGCGAGGACGCCCTGCTGGCGATCAGCCACCATCCGCTCGTGGATTCGTTCCACGTGGCCGAGGAGTTGCTCGACGACCTCGTGGCCAGCTTCCCCGTCGACCTCGCCTACCTCGCGGAGACCCGCTGA
- a CDS encoding DeoR/GlpR family DNA-binding transcription regulator: MLKTARHDALLHLLQARGPVAVTEVSERLGISPATVRRDIVELEDKGLVERTWGGVRLLGEIDDPFQESLARRGSSKQRIGEAAAELIPDGATVIIDVGTTAFYVALAMEAQGVTVLTPSLPTFEHLRTTKKANLVVLGGQWFEQYQCFGGVQVVDALARQQADLAFIGCSGVAENGRLRDTSQTQSLVKRAIRDAATTTYLVADAAKFPGKGGSSPFDIGELDGIITDANPLAQSLTELCVTHNTEIRTV; encoded by the coding sequence ATGCTGAAGACCGCCCGCCACGACGCCCTGCTCCACCTCCTGCAGGCCCGAGGCCCGGTCGCTGTCACGGAGGTGTCGGAGAGGCTGGGCATCAGTCCCGCCACCGTCAGACGCGACATCGTTGAGCTGGAGGACAAGGGGCTCGTGGAGCGCACCTGGGGCGGGGTCCGCCTTCTGGGCGAGATCGACGACCCCTTCCAGGAGTCGTTGGCCAGGCGCGGAAGCAGTAAGCAGCGCATCGGTGAGGCCGCCGCGGAACTCATCCCCGACGGCGCCACGGTGATCATCGACGTGGGCACCACCGCCTTCTACGTGGCGCTGGCGATGGAGGCCCAGGGGGTGACGGTGCTGACCCCGTCGCTGCCCACCTTCGAGCACCTCCGCACCACCAAGAAGGCCAACCTGGTCGTGCTCGGGGGGCAATGGTTCGAGCAGTACCAGTGCTTCGGCGGGGTCCAGGTCGTCGACGCGCTCGCCCGCCAGCAGGCGGATCTCGCCTTCATCGGCTGTTCCGGGGTGGCGGAGAACGGCAGGCTCCGGGACACCTCGCAGACCCAGAGCCTGGTCAAGCGGGCGATCCGCGACGCCGCCACCACCACCTACCTGGTGGCCGATGCCGCGAAGTTCCCGGGGAAGGGCGGCAGTTCCCCCTTCGACATCGGCGAACTGGACGGCATCATCACCGACGCTAACCCCCTCGCGCAGTCCCTCACGGAGCTGTGCGTCACTCACAACACGGAGATCAGGACAGTATGA
- a CDS encoding extracellular solute-binding protein produces the protein MTISRRSLIHGGAAGLGFLALGSLAGCSTAAPGTGATPTGSATSAGGGTAETTNLILWTWPEGFGQKALAAVATQFPQYKVRQDVIGGDFKQKLTTTFTAGSGLPDISGVKGEDIAFFKSQAQYFTDLNTLGAEDIKGDYLEWKWAQATTEDGKQLGVPIDIGPTALFYRFDVFEEAGLPSDPEELAAAIRTWDEYFELGKELIAKKPGTYLIRNTGGMFDLMWKQSGKGFIDETATFIGDQDHVRSAWDTAVKGLNAGIVSKLQSNTADTAAAVNDGRLPADFGASWHLSDLMVDAPETAGKWHVCEHPGDATNNGGSFLTIPDGAANKEAAFEVIAYLLNAENQAFEFEDKGNFPAVPAAFDLPLVAGPVEFLGGQVAAEVFGRAAETVRPLFEDPNENTVNAPFYAEMDLVEASGKDPNKAFEDAVTAAKRLAQQVGLTVK, from the coding sequence ATGACGATTTCTCGCCGATCACTCATTCATGGCGGAGCCGCCGGGCTCGGATTCCTGGCGTTGGGCAGCCTCGCGGGCTGCTCCACCGCGGCACCCGGCACCGGCGCCACCCCCACCGGCTCAGCGACCTCCGCCGGCGGCGGAACCGCGGAAACCACCAACCTGATCCTGTGGACCTGGCCCGAGGGCTTCGGCCAGAAGGCCCTGGCCGCCGTGGCCACCCAGTTCCCGCAGTACAAGGTCCGCCAGGACGTCATCGGTGGCGACTTCAAGCAGAAGCTCACCACCACCTTCACGGCAGGCTCCGGCCTACCGGACATCAGCGGCGTCAAGGGCGAGGACATCGCCTTCTTCAAGAGCCAGGCGCAGTACTTCACCGATCTGAACACACTCGGCGCCGAGGACATCAAGGGCGACTACCTCGAGTGGAAGTGGGCGCAAGCCACCACCGAGGACGGCAAGCAGCTCGGCGTGCCGATCGACATCGGCCCCACCGCGCTATTCTACCGCTTCGACGTCTTCGAGGAGGCGGGCCTGCCCTCCGACCCCGAGGAGCTCGCAGCGGCGATCCGCACGTGGGACGAGTACTTCGAGCTGGGCAAGGAGCTCATCGCGAAGAAGCCCGGCACCTACCTGATCCGCAACACGGGCGGGATGTTCGACCTCATGTGGAAGCAGTCCGGCAAGGGCTTCATCGACGAGACCGCGACGTTCATCGGCGACCAGGATCACGTCCGCAGCGCGTGGGACACCGCCGTCAAGGGCCTCAACGCCGGCATCGTGTCCAAGCTGCAGTCCAACACCGCCGACACTGCGGCGGCCGTCAACGACGGGCGCCTGCCGGCCGACTTCGGCGCGTCGTGGCACCTGTCCGACCTCATGGTCGACGCTCCCGAGACCGCGGGTAAGTGGCACGTGTGCGAGCATCCTGGCGACGCCACCAACAACGGCGGCTCGTTCCTCACCATCCCCGACGGCGCGGCCAACAAGGAAGCTGCCTTCGAGGTCATCGCGTACCTGCTGAATGCCGAGAACCAGGCCTTCGAGTTCGAAGACAAGGGCAACTTCCCGGCCGTTCCGGCGGCCTTCGACCTGCCTCTGGTCGCGGGCCCCGTCGAGTTCCTCGGCGGTCAGGTGGCGGCTGAGGTCTTCGGCCGGGCTGCTGAGACGGTCCGTCCCCTGTTCGAGGACCCGAACGAGAACACGGTCAACGCCCCGTTCTACGCGGAGATGGACCTCGTCGAGGCCTCGGGCAAGGATCCCAACAAGGCGTTCGAGGACGCTGTCACCGCCGCTAAGCGCCTGGCGCAGCAGGTTGGCCTGACGGTGAAATGA
- a CDS encoding carbohydrate ABC transporter permease, which translates to MSVTTARRGDAQVSPPVDNYRTLSTWQRVKKSLPQYGAVSPYFFFFLVFGAMPMLFTMALAFTSWSGLGEIKFIGIENFRYLVTDPLFYKSLGNTIVLWFMATVPTLTLATIVALMLNSTMRFSTTYRVIYLIPNVTSMVAMGILFSSLFSSQFGIANALINLFGFENIAWLQNEWGIKVAISALTTWSFVGYNALLILAGLQAIDKTQYESAALDGANGWNTFFYITLPQLRAIVLFITLMSTIGSLQSFTEAQVLTSSLSSGAASAGGVGNSGLTMVLYFYSVAFQENRYGYGATIAWGVFVVVMFFSAINWLVTRERKERGTR; encoded by the coding sequence ATGAGCGTCACCACGGCTCGGCGGGGAGATGCCCAGGTCTCCCCGCCGGTCGACAACTACCGCACGTTGTCGACCTGGCAGCGGGTCAAGAAGTCCCTGCCTCAGTACGGTGCGGTCTCGCCCTACTTCTTCTTCTTCCTCGTCTTCGGCGCCATGCCCATGCTCTTCACGATGGCGCTCGCCTTCACGAGCTGGTCAGGGCTAGGTGAGATCAAGTTCATCGGCATCGAGAACTTCCGCTACCTCGTCACCGACCCCCTCTTCTACAAGTCGCTCGGCAACACCATCGTCCTGTGGTTCATGGCCACGGTCCCCACCCTCACGTTGGCCACCATCGTCGCGCTGATGCTCAACTCGACCATGCGGTTCTCGACCACCTACCGCGTGATCTACCTGATCCCCAACGTCACCTCCATGGTGGCGATGGGCATCCTCTTCAGCTCGTTGTTCTCCAGCCAGTTCGGCATCGCCAACGCGCTCATCAACCTGTTCGGCTTCGAGAACATCGCGTGGCTGCAGAACGAATGGGGTATCAAGGTCGCCATCTCGGCGCTGACCACCTGGTCGTTCGTCGGGTACAACGCGTTGCTGATCCTCGCGGGGCTTCAGGCGATCGACAAGACGCAGTACGAGTCGGCCGCGCTGGACGGCGCCAACGGGTGGAACACCTTCTTCTACATCACGCTGCCTCAGTTGCGCGCGATCGTGCTGTTCATCACCCTGATGTCGACCATCGGCTCGCTCCAGAGCTTCACCGAGGCGCAGGTGCTGACGTCGTCACTGTCCTCCGGCGCGGCCTCTGCGGGCGGCGTGGGCAACTCGGGCCTGACGATGGTGCTCTACTTCTACTCGGTCGCCTTCCAGGAGAACCGGTACGGATACGGCGCCACCATCGCCTGGGGCGTCTTCGTCGTGGTGATGTTCTTCTCCGCCATCAACTGGCTCGTCACGCGCGAGCGCAAGGAACGGGGCACGCGATGA
- a CDS encoding carbohydrate ABC transporter permease: MSSMNARAVPAALAGAAIETGGRRRRRVPKRGVVLRHLALIVGAIFSLFPFYWMFVLSTHESAVIYQYPPVMTPGDKLATNYGSILERINIWGAMSNTLVVALSVTVLVLLIASLAAFAFAKFQFPGRNILFAIVLATFLLPSQLATIPQFLFISKLGWVGDLKALVFPSLASAFGVFWLRQYTTNALPNELLEAATLDGCGFLRQYWHVALPTMRPALAFLGMFTFIGSWNDFMWPLIVLNDPSKLTLQVALSQLKTAHGTDYGMLMSSSLIAVIPLLLIFALGAKQFMAGITEGAVKG, encoded by the coding sequence ATGAGCTCGATGAATGCACGGGCGGTACCCGCCGCCCTCGCGGGGGCGGCCATCGAGACCGGCGGCCGCCGTCGGCGACGCGTGCCCAAGCGCGGCGTCGTCCTGCGGCACCTGGCGCTCATCGTGGGCGCGATCTTCTCCCTGTTCCCGTTCTACTGGATGTTCGTGCTGTCGACCCACGAGTCCGCGGTCATCTACCAGTACCCGCCGGTGATGACGCCCGGCGACAAGCTGGCCACGAACTACGGATCGATCCTGGAGCGCATCAACATCTGGGGCGCCATGTCGAACACCCTGGTCGTGGCGCTGAGCGTGACGGTCCTGGTGCTCCTCATCGCCTCGCTGGCGGCGTTCGCGTTCGCCAAGTTCCAGTTCCCGGGCAGGAACATCCTGTTCGCCATCGTGCTGGCGACGTTCCTCCTGCCGTCGCAGCTGGCGACCATCCCCCAGTTCCTCTTCATCAGCAAGCTGGGCTGGGTGGGCGACCTCAAGGCCCTGGTGTTCCCCTCACTCGCGAGTGCTTTCGGGGTGTTCTGGCTGCGTCAGTACACCACCAACGCCCTACCGAATGAGCTGCTCGAGGCGGCGACGCTCGATGGCTGCGGGTTCCTGCGCCAGTACTGGCACGTGGCGTTGCCCACCATGCGGCCCGCGCTGGCCTTCCTCGGCATGTTCACGTTCATCGGATCGTGGAACGACTTCATGTGGCCGCTGATCGTGCTCAACGACCCGTCCAAGCTCACGCTGCAGGTGGCGTTGAGCCAACTCAAGACGGCGCACGGCACCGACTACGGCATGTTGATGTCGTCGTCGCTCATCGCTGTCATCCCGCTGCTGCTCATCTTCGCGCTAGGCGCCAAGCAGTTCATGGCTGGCATCACAGAAGGCGCGGTCAAGGGCTGA
- a CDS encoding LacI family DNA-binding transcriptional regulator, translating to MTRRRSDHNIRCRSGSTVARTRRCRMPNIGDVARHLGVSRSTVSYALSGKRSISSEMKARVQAAVRELEFYPSASGRALATARTNTLALLAPMAENATPEVALQFVSGVVQSARSFGYDILLVTGEEAFTSIDRLDRARQVDGFVILDVEDSDPRVLALQENGAACVLVGMPEGVTDLDRVDLDWREAGTSLLEALAGAGHRHVGLVGAPSVAYDLGMTYAARFRDGVAAAAQRMQVRVTEVPAHNDFFETIATIRALLETEAGITGLVIQHEAAVAPVFSALKTAGYEVPRDYSVVGMSIDKLGFQFAPPTSGIVNSSTEITRQAVSLLIERLEDPALEARSILISPEYRDLATVAPPRPTA from the coding sequence TTGACACGGCGCAGATCCGATCATAATATTAGGTGTCGATCCGGTTCGACAGTAGCGCGCACGAGGAGGTGCAGGATGCCAAATATTGGCGATGTGGCCCGACACTTGGGTGTGAGTCGCTCGACGGTGTCCTACGCTTTGAGCGGCAAGAGGTCGATCTCGTCGGAGATGAAAGCTCGCGTTCAGGCTGCTGTCCGGGAGTTGGAGTTCTATCCGTCGGCCAGTGGTCGCGCGCTGGCCACCGCGCGGACCAACACCCTTGCTCTTCTGGCCCCGATGGCGGAGAACGCAACGCCGGAGGTGGCGCTGCAGTTCGTCAGCGGCGTGGTCCAGTCTGCTCGCTCGTTCGGCTACGACATCCTCCTGGTCACCGGCGAGGAGGCGTTTACCAGTATCGACCGCCTCGATCGGGCGAGGCAGGTGGACGGGTTCGTGATCCTCGACGTGGAGGACTCGGACCCGCGTGTTTTGGCGCTCCAGGAGAACGGGGCTGCCTGTGTCCTGGTGGGCATGCCCGAGGGTGTCACGGATCTTGACCGGGTTGACTTGGACTGGCGGGAGGCCGGTACGAGCCTGCTCGAGGCGCTCGCGGGAGCGGGTCATCGTCACGTGGGTTTGGTCGGGGCCCCGTCTGTCGCGTATGACCTTGGGATGACCTACGCAGCCCGGTTCCGTGACGGGGTCGCTGCAGCCGCGCAACGGATGCAGGTCCGGGTCACCGAGGTCCCGGCGCACAACGACTTCTTCGAGACCATCGCCACGATCCGAGCGCTGTTGGAGACTGAGGCTGGCATCACTGGCCTGGTGATTCAGCATGAGGCCGCGGTGGCGCCCGTGTTCTCTGCCCTCAAGACCGCGGGCTACGAAGTCCCCCGGGACTACTCGGTCGTGGGCATGTCGATTGACAAACTCGGCTTCCAGTTCGCGCCTCCAACCTCGGGGATCGTGAACTCGTCTACGGAGATCACCCGGCAAGCGGTCTCGTTGCTGATCGAACGTCTCGAGGATCCCGCGCTGGAAGCGCGTTCCATCCTGATCAGTCCCGAGTATCGGGATCTGGCCACGGTGGCACCCCCCAGGCCGACGGCCTGA